Proteins found in one Brevibacillus brevis genomic segment:
- a CDS encoding protein arginine kinase produces the protein MSQKQFMQNPWSNWMKGEGPDSDIVISTRLRIARNLRQHPFPLLATDSQGEEVVRKVTEVSDSEAMRKRHQLQAIHMDQINPLEKRVLVEKHLISPHLAEESRKGAVLLREDESVSIMVNEEDHIRIQVLLPGFRLNEAWEIGTKIDDIFEKNLNYAFDETRGYLTSCPTNVGTGIRASVMLHLPALVMTQQISRILQAINQVGLVVRGIYGEGSEALGNLFQLSNQVTLGMSESDILSNLYGVARQIIEQERVARTYLLEHTRVSLEDRIFRSFGILMYARTVESKEAAQRLSDVRLGIDLGIIPNVSPLVLNELLVTTQPGFLQHHAGQKLTPDQRDERRARLIRERLRVVESQE, from the coding sequence ATGTCCCAAAAGCAGTTTATGCAAAACCCGTGGAGCAATTGGATGAAAGGAGAAGGTCCTGATTCCGACATTGTCATTAGTACACGGCTGCGTATCGCCCGTAACCTGCGCCAGCACCCCTTTCCGTTATTGGCAACGGACTCGCAGGGCGAGGAAGTCGTCAGAAAGGTAACGGAAGTAAGCGATTCGGAGGCAATGCGCAAACGGCATCAGCTCCAGGCTATCCATATGGATCAAATTAACCCGTTAGAAAAACGCGTGCTCGTAGAAAAGCATCTAATTAGCCCCCATCTGGCAGAGGAATCTCGCAAAGGTGCCGTATTACTTCGGGAAGATGAGTCTGTCAGCATTATGGTTAATGAAGAAGATCACATTCGAATACAGGTACTATTACCCGGGTTTCGTTTGAACGAGGCATGGGAAATAGGTACGAAGATAGACGACATTTTTGAGAAAAACTTGAACTACGCGTTCGACGAAACACGTGGATATCTTACAAGTTGCCCAACCAATGTGGGTACGGGAATTCGTGCATCCGTGATGCTGCACTTGCCCGCTCTGGTGATGACGCAGCAGATCAGCAGAATTTTACAGGCGATTAATCAAGTTGGTCTGGTCGTTAGAGGAATTTACGGAGAGGGCAGCGAAGCTCTAGGGAATCTTTTTCAGTTATCCAATCAGGTCACACTGGGGATGTCTGAGTCCGATATCCTTTCCAATCTCTACGGTGTAGCCAGACAGATTATTGAGCAAGAGCGTGTGGCACGTACGTACTTGCTGGAGCATACACGGGTTTCTTTGGAGGATCGGATTTTTCGGTCGTTTGGCATCTTGATGTATGCTCGCACGGTAGAGTCCAAAGAAGCGGCTCAGCGCCTGTCCGATGTCCGTCTGGGGATTGATCTTGGCATCATTCCAAACGTGTCTCCGCTGGTCCTAAACGAACTGTTGGTCACGACACAGCCAGGGTTTTTACAACACCACGCTGGTCAAAAGCTCACTCCGGACCAACGCGACGAAAGAAGGGCAAGGTTGATCCGCGAGCGTCTGCGCGTAGTAGAATCGCAAGAGTAA
- a CDS encoding ATP-dependent Clp protease ATP-binding subunit produces the protein MMFGRFTERAQKVLALALEEAVRLGHKDIGTEHVLLGLIREGEGIAAKALQSLGLGLDKIQSEVESLIGRGTEQSGSNYTPNYTPRAKKVIELSMDEARKLGHTYVGTEHILLGLIREGEGIAARIMNNLGVSLNKARQQVLQLLGSSEMMASHQPSGGNPAANTPTLDGLARDLTAIARDGGLDPVIGRQKEIERVIQVLSRRTKNNPVLIGEPGVGKTAIAEGLAQKIVNNEIPETLRDKRVMTLDMGTVVAGTKYRGEFEDRLKKIMDEIRQAGNIILFIDELHTLIGAGGAEGAIDASNILKPALARGELQCVGATTLDEYRKYIEKDAALERRFQPIQVDEPTAEDAIRILHGLRDRYEAHHRVKITDEAIEQAVKLSDRYITERFLPDKAIDLVDEAASKVRLQSFTVPPNLKELEGRLEEVRKEKDAAVQSQEFEEAAALRDQEQKLREELDKTKKDWKERQGQLNMEVTPEDIAQVVASWTGIPVLKLKEEETERLLKMEEILHDRVIGQDEAVKSISRAIRRARAGLKDPKRPIGSFIFLGPTGVGKTELARAVAETLFGDEDAMIRVDMSEYMEKHSTARLVGAPPGYVGFDEGGQLTEKVRRKPYSVILLDEIEKAHPDVFNILLQVLDDGRLTDSKGRTVDFRNTVVIMTSNVGASMIKKNTTLGFTTNDSERKYQDMKDKVMDELKKSFRPEFLNRIDEVIVFHSLEQEHIEQIVSLMTEELRKRLKEQDIDFQLTEEAKKVLAKEGFDPAYGARPLRRAIQRHIEDNLSEELLKGTISKGDTVNIEAEEGKLVVKRLEKTKS, from the coding sequence ATGATGTTTGGACGTTTTACAGAACGAGCACAAAAAGTACTGGCGCTTGCCCTGGAAGAGGCGGTTCGTCTCGGGCACAAAGATATTGGGACAGAGCATGTGCTACTGGGACTCATTCGAGAAGGCGAAGGGATTGCTGCAAAGGCACTGCAATCACTTGGGCTTGGCCTCGATAAAATCCAGAGTGAAGTGGAGTCGTTAATCGGGCGAGGAACAGAGCAGTCCGGTAGTAATTACACACCAAACTATACACCTCGCGCCAAAAAGGTCATTGAACTGTCGATGGACGAAGCTCGCAAACTGGGTCATACCTATGTGGGGACTGAACATATTCTGCTTGGCTTGATCCGTGAAGGAGAAGGCATTGCTGCAAGAATCATGAACAATTTGGGCGTTAGCCTGAACAAGGCACGTCAACAGGTGCTTCAGCTGCTTGGCAGCTCGGAAATGATGGCATCTCATCAACCGTCTGGAGGGAATCCAGCTGCGAATACGCCGACACTGGACGGCTTGGCTCGGGATCTGACTGCAATTGCTCGTGATGGCGGGCTGGACCCAGTCATCGGTCGCCAAAAAGAAATCGAGCGTGTGATCCAAGTACTTAGCAGACGCACCAAGAACAACCCTGTTTTGATTGGGGAGCCTGGCGTCGGGAAAACAGCTATCGCAGAAGGTCTTGCCCAAAAAATCGTGAACAACGAAATTCCGGAGACCCTTCGTGATAAGCGCGTCATGACCCTCGATATGGGAACTGTTGTTGCGGGAACCAAATATCGCGGTGAGTTCGAGGATCGTCTGAAAAAAATCATGGACGAAATTCGCCAAGCAGGAAACATCATCCTGTTTATTGATGAGCTGCACACCTTGATTGGTGCCGGTGGAGCAGAAGGCGCAATTGATGCCTCCAACATTTTGAAGCCTGCTCTGGCACGTGGCGAGCTACAGTGCGTAGGTGCTACTACGCTGGATGAATATCGCAAGTACATCGAAAAAGACGCAGCACTGGAGCGTCGTTTCCAACCGATTCAGGTTGATGAACCGACAGCGGAGGATGCTATTCGTATCCTGCATGGCCTACGTGATCGTTACGAAGCCCACCATCGCGTCAAAATTACCGATGAAGCAATTGAGCAGGCAGTAAAACTGTCTGACCGCTATATTACGGAACGCTTCCTGCCTGACAAGGCCATCGACTTGGTTGACGAGGCGGCATCCAAAGTTCGCTTGCAATCCTTTACGGTTCCACCCAACCTCAAAGAGCTGGAGGGACGTTTGGAAGAGGTACGCAAGGAAAAAGACGCTGCCGTACAATCACAAGAGTTCGAGGAAGCAGCAGCCCTTCGCGATCAGGAGCAAAAACTGCGTGAAGAGCTGGATAAAACGAAAAAAGACTGGAAAGAGCGCCAAGGCCAGCTGAACATGGAGGTTACGCCAGAAGACATCGCGCAAGTAGTGGCGAGCTGGACGGGTATTCCTGTGTTGAAGCTGAAGGAAGAAGAAACAGAGCGCTTGCTGAAGATGGAAGAGATTTTGCACGATCGTGTCATTGGCCAAGATGAAGCAGTCAAATCCATCTCGCGTGCGATCCGCCGTGCCCGTGCTGGCTTGAAAGACCCAAAACGCCCGATCGGCTCGTTTATCTTCCTGGGACCTACCGGTGTTGGTAAAACTGAATTGGCTCGTGCTGTGGCGGAGACACTTTTCGGTGACGAGGATGCCATGATCCGTGTGGATATGTCTGAGTACATGGAGAAGCATTCCACCGCTCGCTTGGTAGGTGCCCCTCCTGGCTACGTAGGCTTTGACGAAGGCGGCCAGCTAACCGAAAAAGTTCGTCGCAAGCCTTACTCCGTCATTTTGCTGGACGAAATCGAGAAAGCTCACCCAGACGTATTCAACATCCTCTTGCAAGTATTGGATGATGGCCGTCTGACAGACTCCAAGGGGCGTACCGTCGATTTCCGCAACACGGTTGTCATCATGACTTCCAACGTCGGAGCCAGCATGATCAAGAAAAATACAACGCTTGGCTTCACGACCAACGATTCGGAAAGAAAGTATCAGGACATGAAGGACAAAGTCATGGATGAGCTGAAGAAGAGCTTCCGTCCTGAGTTCCTGAACCGTATCGATGAAGTAATCGTGTTCCACTCTTTGGAGCAAGAGCACATCGAGCAAATCGTATCGCTCATGACAGAAGAGCTGCGTAAACGTTTGAAAGAGCAAGACATTGATTTCCAATTGACTGAAGAAGCCAAGAAAGTACTGGCAAAAGAAGGCTTTGATCCGGCCTATGGTGCACGCCCTCTGCGTCGTGCTATCCAGCGCCACATCGAGGATAATTTGTCTGAGGAATTGCTCAAGGGTACGATCAGTAAAGGCGATACCGTCAATATCGAAGCCGAAGAAGGCAAGCTGGTAGTCAAGCGCCTCGAAAAAACGAAATCGTAA